In Amia ocellicauda isolate fAmiCal2 chromosome 5, fAmiCal2.hap1, whole genome shotgun sequence, a genomic segment contains:
- the lgr6 gene encoding leucine-rich repeat-containing G-protein coupled receptor 6 — protein sequence MLLVILLLQIASRVSTGFGLQENVPTVPNLCPPLCQCEADGILVLVDCSELGLSAVPSSLSPLTSYLDLSMNNISVLQPNAFHNLHFLGELRLSGNHLRHIPGLVFTGLFNLKVLMLQNNQLQRLPRDALWGLPNLLSLRLDANLISEVLEDAFVGLRSLRHLWLDDNALTEIPVRALNNLPTLQAMTLALNRIGHIPDGAFRNLSSLVVLHLHNNRIQSLGQNCFEGLQSLETLDLNYNDLQEFPVAIRTLAKLQELGFHNNNIKAIPERAFVGNPLLQTIHFYENPIQFVGRSAFQYLPKLHTLSLNGATEIKEFPDLKGTTSLEILTLTRAGLTSLPRTLCQQLPNLRVLELSHNQIEELPSFYHCQRLEEIGLQHNQIREVQTNTFQQLKSLRSLDLSWNRIETIHPDSFVFLHSLLKLDLTDNLLATLPLDGLSGLTHLKLKGNLDLSKSFTEEDFPKMRVIEMPYAYQCCVYGACNNKNNNVYKPGSQWEAEQTENDEEDIPKRTLATFPSHGDTNYDLDMEEFQLEVDSKLQPSIQCTPTPGPFKPCDYLFDSWVIRLGVWTIALISLFGNSLLIYTVFASPSYLSPVKFVIGSIGGANLLTGMCVGILALVDALTFGEFSRHGARWETGPGCQASGFLSVFASEASILFLTLAAVQCSISVSCVRAYGKSPSFSSVKAAAVCCVGLSLAVAALPLFKVGEYGSSPLCLPSPLPEGQPSTLGFMVSLIMMNTLCFLVITGTYIKLYWDLMKGEFDSIWDCAMIKHVAWLIFTNCLLYCPVAFLTFSSLLSLFPIGEEVIKSVLLVLLPLPSSLNPLLYLLFNPHFKEDLRLLWRRTKPSVNDTLDSYISEETEKSSYDSTQALVSFSDMELLFEGTVLPRLEPVRYPTSPSVPLIPCQQQARKEGTTFSGPGPCLKKEELLKSDNLLVNSNNGNIASGSYTCSPLSSNL from the exons GCGACTGTCTGGCAATCATCTGAGACACATCCCTGGGCTGGTATTCACAGGCCTCTTCAACCTCAAAGTCCT GATGTTACAGAACAACCAGCTTCAGCGATTGCCAAGGGACGCTCTCTGGGGCCTGCCAAACCTACTGTCGCT CCGTCTGGACGCCAACCTGATCTCAGAGGTGCTGGAGGACGCATTTGTGGGGCTGCGCTCACTGAGGCACCTGTGGTTGGATGACAACGCCTTGACAGAGATCCCCGTGCGTGCCCTCAACAATCTCCCCACCCTGCAGGCCATGACGCTGGCCCTCAACCGCATTGGCCACATTCCAGATGGGGCCTTTCGCAACCTCTCCAGCCTCGTGGTGCT CCACCTTCATAACAACAGGATCCAGAGCCTTGGACAGAACTGCTTTGAAGGGCTACAGAGTCTGGAGACACT AGATCTGAACTACAATGACCTTCAGGAGTTCCCAGTGGCCATCCGAACACTAGCCAAACTCCAAGAGCT GGGATTTCATAACAACAACATCAAGGCTATCCCGGAGAGGGCTTTTGTGGGGAATCCACTTCTACAGACCAT CCATTTTTACGAGAATCCCATCCAGTTTGTGGGGAGATCAGCTTTCCAGTACTTACCCAAACTGCACACACT GTCCCTGAATGGAGCGACGGAAATAAAAGAATTCCCTGATCTCAAAGGAACCACTAGTCTGGAAATTCT GACCCTGACAAGAGCCGGACTCACCTCTCTCCCTCGGACTCTATGCCAGCAACTTCCTAATCTCCGAGTGCT AGAGCTGTCCCACAACCAGATAGAAGAGCTACCCAGCTTCTACCACTGTCAGCGTCTCGAGGAAAT aggGCTTCAGCACAATCAGATCAGAGAGGTCCAAACAAACACTTTCCAGCAGCTTAAATCCCTCCGTTCACT AGACCTTAGCTGGAATAGGATTGAAACCATTCACCCTGATTCCTTTGTTTTTCTCCACTCCCTGCTCAAACT AGATCTGACTGATAACCTCTTAGCCACTCTACCTCTGGATGGCCTTAGTGGACTTACTCACCTCAAATTGAAAGGAAACCTTGACCTGTCCAAGTCTTTCACTGAAGAGGACTTTCCCAAAATGAG AGTGATAGAGATGCCGTACGCATATCAGTGTTGTGTGTATGGAGCCtgcaacaacaagaacaacaatgtCTACAAACCAGGGAGCCAGTGGGAAGCTGAGCAAACAGAAAATGATGAGGAGGACATACCCAAGAGGACCTTAGCCACCTTTCCCAGCCATGGTGACACTAACT ATGACTTGGACATGGAAGAATTCCAGTTGGAAGTTGATTCCAAACTTCAGCCCAGTATCCAATGTACGCCCACCCCAG gccCTTTTAAACCGTGCGACTACCTCTTTGACAGTTGGGTGATCCGGTTGGGTGTGTGGACCATTGCTCTCATCTCCCTGTTCGGCAACAGCCTTCTGATCTACACCGTCTTTGCCTCACCCAGCTACCTCTCCCCGGTCAAGTTCGTCATTGGTTCCATTGGGGGCGCCAACCTGCTCACGGGGATGTGTGTGGGGATTCTGGCCCTTGTAGATGCCCTGACCTTCGGGGAGTTCTCCCGGCATGGTGCTCGCTGGGAGACAGGCCCAGGATGCCAAGCAAGTGGCTTCCTGTCCGTCTTTGCCTCCGAGGCTTCCATCCTCTTCCTGACGCTGGCCGCAGTTCAGTGCAGCATCTCAGTGTCTTGCGTCCGGGCCTACGGCAAGTCCCCCTCTTTCAGTAGTGTGAAAGCAGCCGCCGTATGTTGTGTGGGACTCTCCCTGGCAGTGGCAGCACTTCCCCTCTTCAAGGTGGGGGAGTACGGCTCCTCTCCCCTTTGCctgccctctcctctcccagaaggCCAGCCATCCACCTTGGGCTTCATGGTGTCTTTGATCATGATGAACACCCTTTGCTTCCTGGTGATCACCGGCACCTACATCAAGCTGTACTGGGACCTGATGAAGGGGGAGTTTGACAGTATATGGGACTGCGCCATGATCAAACATGTGGCTTGGCTGATCTTCACCAACTGCCTGCTCTACTGCCCCGTGGCCTTCCTCactttctcctccctcctcagccTCTTCCCCATTGGAGAGGAGGTCATCAAATCCGTGCTGCTGGTTCTGCTGCCCCTCCCCTCCAGCCTGAACCCCCTTCTCTACCTCCTGTTCAACCCTCACTTCAAAGAGGACCTGCGTCTTCTCTGGAGGAGAACCAAGCCCTCAGTGAACGATACCCTGGATTCGTACATTTCGGAAGAGACGGAGAAGAGTTCCTACGACTCCACACAGGCTCTGGTCTCCTTCTCCGACATGGAGCTGCTCTTTGAGGGGACAGTCCTGCCCAGGCTGGAGCCTGTTCGTTACCCCACCTCTCCTTCGGTCCCTCTCATCCCCTGCCAGCAGCAAGCAAGGAAAGAGGGCACTACGTTCTCTGGCCCAGGCCCCTGCCTCAAGAAAGAGGAACTTTTAAAAAGTGACAACCTCCTGGTCAACAGTAATAATGGTAACATTGCAAGTGGATCCTACACTTGCTCACCCTTATCATctaatttataa